The Schistocerca nitens isolate TAMUIC-IGC-003100 chromosome 8, iqSchNite1.1, whole genome shotgun sequence genome includes the window cacgttcatccgtcacgttcccagtccgttgaaatttttcaaacagatcctttattgtatcgcttttcggtcctttggttacattaaacctccgttgaaaacgttgtcttgttgcaacaacactgtgttctaggcggtggaattccaacaccagaaaaatcctctgttctaaggaataaaccatgttgtctacagcacacttgcacgttgtgaacagcacacgcttacagcagaaagacgacgtacagaatggcgcacccacagactgcgttgtcttctatatctttcacatcacttgcagcgccatctgttgttgaaaattgtaactactgtaatttcgaaagtttgtctgcctgaaaatgtactgttgtcccaagcatattacaacaaacggtgtatttctatcgctgctcgtttagtttttattgccgtttcaaatataccggtcatttttgaaacaccctgtatattgggtgAAACAGAGGCATGAGTATTCTTACCTACATAGATTGCACAGTTCGAATGTTGGTTGCTGTGACCACTGACCAAGGCCATCATATTGAATCGACATTATTTCTGGAATTAGCCAAACTGTACAGATTCAGACATCACTGCATGACTGCCTACCACCCAGCAAGTAACGGCATGATCCAGAAATGGCATAGGACTTTAAAGGCTGTACTAAGTACCATGATGAGAACTGAACTTCAGCATTGCTTCCCTCAGAACTGCTTGTAAACTAGAGTTAAAAGGTTCCACGGCAGAGTTAATTTATGGAGAAGCGCTATGAGTGGTGGCAGAGTTTTTTGCTGTACCACTGAGCGACTTGCCATACATCCTACACCAGATGCATGAACATAAGGCTAAGCTCCGCCCAGTACAGAGTTTTCAGCATGGCATAGGCAAACCGTTCATACACAAAGAACTAGGTTCTTGCTCTCGTGTTTGGTTGCAGACTGATGCAGTATGACTGCCATTGCAACGTCTGTACTCTAGTCTGCATGAAGTATTGACAAGGGGCGAACATACAATACCAATGGAAAACAGCAAACGTCTCACAAGACAGAGTTAAACCAGTACGCATGCTTTTTTCAGATGACGACAAAGAGCACGAACAACAAAATGAGATGGCGCCCGTTCAGCAGCAAAGATAAGACGAGGTGATGACACAAAATGATAGTCCACCAAGTCTAGCACGAGAGGCGAGCTAGAGGGAGAAGACACCGACTCCAGCGAGGTATTCCAGGGCGGACCAAAGAATAACTACAATTTCCCATTCGTCCGCAGAGCTTTGATCTACTGTGGAGTCGGCGTCAAGCGAGGAAAGTGCACACAGAACACGTTGCCAGTTTATTCCTTGGAACTCATGAAGCAGCAGTTCCATTATTCTTTGAGAGTTCTTTTATTCCTTTGTTCATAGTGTTTGCCGCTTTATCTTGAATTTTGTATTGCAATGACAAAACTAAATAATTATAGCTTCCTGAAGCTTATCATTTTTTCTGTAAATGGAATAAAACTAAGCAGGATCGCTATAAATTTTCTATTTACGTAGCTACAAACAGAACAATGTGACTAGcttatggacaagggaggaaattgctttttaatagagctaacatagGAGTTTTATACGCTTCAGTTTTTGTAAAAACATTGTGCCAGATAAAACCGACAGATGCCATTGAATACTAGAGAGTGCTGCACTCGCAAATCACGTTAACTAGCACATCCCATGTGACGTAGGTGCTGTGTCTCATGAGACTGATTATCCCATCCGCATCCCCGTCAACGTTAGCTGTCTCGTTCCATCTAAGGACGGGCTTTATGCTACCGTATCTATACGACTGTCCGCACTATTTGTAATCAAGTATCACAATTTCATTCCCTCATTCAGCGTGTTATTCTGGATACTCGATCCAATCGATTTCCTACATATtgaatttcattatttgttttcctTGTGAGTTTGAAGCTCCTTCTGATTTCCTTGGGACAACACAAAGAACTACAGTGGTTGTTTTCAGTGGTTGTTTGTTATTTCGTCATCACATTCAGATCAAGAGGCATACAGAAGTAAATTAAAAATTCTCTGAAGCTTACGATAAGTGGCATTATCATGAATTATTAGTTGAGCTTTCTCGATATCAGTTTTTGCAACCTTTGCATGCGTAGTAGTGTATATTTAAGCAAATTCCTGTTACCTTTAGTCAACAAAGTGGTTTTTAGTAAACTGAATGCCACATTAACTGAAATGAGATATACGTTATAAATAAAATAGTTCACCAGAGCTTTCACCTGATTTTAAAGTATCTAAAGGAAAACCAGGTTATAATCCCTGGGCAGAAATGATTCTCATCAATTGAGGGTTCCCTTTCTGCTAAATGTCGCACAGTAAGGATTAGAGCAAAAGTACAAAATTCCATTAGTTATAAGAAATACCCTTGCGTCTGAGTTCATATCGATTCAATGATACATGTTTTTAAAATATCCTTGCCAATGAAATGTCTGCCTTACGAGGATGTTTGTGAAATGGCGGTAATTCTAGACGAGCGTAATATAGAGAAAATTTTGTGTTTGACAGCTTGAAATCCGTAATTAACAGTTCTGACAGCGTTGTGTTTTAAATATCTACTGTAAACTGAGGCGGAATACAGAAGATAGTGTGTCGTCTGATATAATCATATTGTGTTATGTAAGATCGGTATATATTTCTTTGTTGTGTGCCGAAGTTACACGAGACGATCAAATAGTGCATAGAATATTAGTAGATGCCAGCTACTGCACGTTCAATTATTATCTGAGTATCTTTCAAAGTTGCTCATTTCTAGTTtcattattaagcattacaatcagGAAATTGAGATAGAAAAAGAAAGGGCAATTTCCATTTAATCTTGTTATGTTTGTGGATTTCGTTACCTTTTATGTGCTTTATCCTAGTTGAGCTGTAGAGGAACTCAGGACAGCACACATTTCACCTTCATTTATACGAAATTAGTTTCAAATATGAGGACAAGGAATTCTAGTAAAAGATCTTCGTTGCGTGCACATACTCCTGAAAGTGACGAATCGCCGGAAAAGATAAAAAGAGTGTCACCAATACAGAAAGGTGTTGGAAAAAAGGCAAAATCAATTAAAAATGACAGTATAAGTTTCTCAGACAAAGGTTACGGTGGTAGTTCGTGCGAAGATGATACTGACTGGCAAAGAAGGGGAGCAACAAAAGCCTCAAATTCTGGATTTCTGTCGGGCAAAAAACGCAAGAGTGAAGATGCGGCTGATGAATCATCTGACAGTAGTTCCGATGACTTTCTAGTGCCGACACAGTCACTTGACTTAAACTCAGATTTCTTCAAGATTGAAAAAAAACCAGTTTCCGATTTCTCAGCAATAGAAAATAGTATTTTTGCTGACGTAAACAGGTTAAGTGAATCAGAAGACTCAGACGATGATTCGAAACCCATCGAAATAGAGAGAATAACGTGCAACCCAGGACTGGAGAAAGAAAATAAGACGATCAAGCCAGATTATTGTTCTGCAGGACCAGTAAACATAAAGGTGGAGGATGTTAGTGACATTAAACCAAGTTTAATTCAAAGTGGAAAGAAGACGCTCAATACAAAGCAGCGAAAGTCTTCTGATAAGAATGGCAAACAAAAGCAAAGTCAGCAATGTAAGACTTTGGTGAAGTCCAGTCGTATCAAAGCGGAAAACGATGGCAGTATACAAAAGGTCAAAACACAGGAAACTGGAAGGAAGCAGCTTCAAAAAGTCAAAGTGGAAGCCTTTACCCCTGATGTAAGTAAATTGGATGTGTCACAACTGCTAGCTTTGGGAGAAGGTCAGGATCCTAACCATAAACCTAAAGCTGTtgctaaaacaaaaagaaaaaatgtctCGAAGAAGAACGTGGAGAGTGAAGAGGAAGGAATTAGTGATTGGGAAGAAGTAGATTCTGTTAATTTTGAAGAACAGCATATCAAACACAACATTCCTAAAGAAGGTATTGCTGTTACTGTGCAAGTTCCCAACattcaccagaagaagaagaagaaaggtttTGATATGGCAGCATATGTAAAACGTAGAATGAATAGGGTGCGGCGAGATATTCAAGTCCTTATGCATAAGGCACATTTGTTGTGTTGGATTGCTCATGGAAATTATGTGAATAAAATTGTGAATTCAGAGATTCTTATGGGATTGTCATTATCCTTGATACCTTCAAAGCACTGTTACCCTGACAAACATACAGATCTTGCCTATTTGCAACAAATTGTTCAGTGGTTTTCAAAAACTGTGGAAGTTCAAGAGAATGTTGATGACAAAGAAGAGCTGTTAAGTTCAATGCAGGTTCAGTTTCAAAAGAAGGTTGCAAAATCAAGAAGGGACATGGTactaatgtttgtgtgtgtgttgcgctCTTTGGGAATCAACACAAGGCTTATAATATCACTGCAGCCCCTGCCATTAAAGCCACCACTCTCAGAAATAAGTAACTTAACTTCAAAGAAACCATCAACTtcgaaaggaaagaaaataaagggGGAGCAGCAAAAGAAGGCACAATCTGGGAGAAAAAAGGGTGCATCAGATACGTCAAAAGATGTCGTACGGAAAAGACGAGATGTCATGACAAAGGAAGAAGCTGTGAAGCGAATTAAAGAAGCAGCTGCAAAGAAAGTTGAACAAGCAGGGAAGTCAGAtcagaaaaaaaacaataaaagtccTGTAGGcgataaaaaaaatataaagtcTCAATTCGCAGGTGATTTATGTCGATCTTTGAGAGACAGAAAATCTGTGAAGAAGTATGTAGATGATCGTGACACCACAGACGATGATGAAAAAGTTCAGTGTGATCAAGAAAGTGACaaggaaacaaaaacaattaatacaaattccTCAGGTTCCAAGAAAAAGGTCAGTACCAATACTgaaaaaataactgtgaaaaatACAAAGAGGGGTAAAGCAAGCACCACTTGTACAGTAACACATTCTTCTGGAAGTGAAAGTGATTATACTGCAGAATTTAAAGAGAAGAAAACTAGGAAAGGTAGAACTGACCGTAGGGTATTGTCTTCTGATTCAGTATCTGATGGAGCATGTAGGGCGGACACCAAGAAGAAGAAAGACCGATGTGATGTATGGTTAGAAGTGTTTTTGGAATCTGAAGAGAAATGGATCTGCGTAGATGTATATCACCGACAGATTCATTGTGTGCGAGAACTTTCGGTACGTAGCTCATTTCTCCTGTAAGCAGTTGTAGCCCATATGAaaacttttgtttctgctgttgtaAATACAGATTTTTAACACAGCAACTAATTTTgatgagaaaagagaaagaaagagagatttATGTCAGAATGTAGTATAAATGTGTTATATAATATTTTTTTTGCAGTGGCTTAATATTCTTCAGCTGGATAGTGTCTTAGCATCATCTCTTGTAGCCTCTGATGTCTTGGAATTTCTTACGTGgtgtatttttcaaaaattttgcttcTTGTTTTATTTTACCTCTCAATGTATATGCACAAGTGAAAGGTTGGATGTTGTTATAAACTATTTAGTGAATGGTTTTTGCTATGGTAAAAGTGTTATTCATTTTTTTGTCTGTCAACGTatcattttcttgttttattatatcccccctcccccccccccccatgtttttTTAAAGGTATGGCTCACATCTTTAGCTGTCAGTAGacaggttggttgattttggggaagggaccaaacagcaaggtcattcgTATGATCAGATTATGAAAGGATCAGGAAGGAAgtctgccatgccctttcaaaagaaccatgctgacattttcctgaagcaatttagggaaatcacggagaacctaaatcaggttggccggacactGGTTCGAATTGTCATCCTCCCAAAAGCGagtcagtgtgttaaccactgtgacacctcacttggtgtcaATAGACGGGCCTACTGTTTGGAGACTGATGTTGATCTGTGCAGTACATACAACATACTTAGGAAATCTGCGAAGTATCATACAATAAACAAACATAATTTCCACAAAAATATATGATTATTTCGAGAGCCCtcagatgaaaatatttaacaAGTGACAGACAATAAAAAGTGTGCATTGAAATTTAAAGGTATTCACAAATGAATTGAAAATATTTCTCACCGGGAAACTTGGAAACCACATAAAGTAGactacaatgatggaaataaataagGAAATATGGAAAAAGATAGTTATTTTCAGTATACCATTCTTGTAAAAGGGATTATTGACTGGCTTTTGTGCTTGGTATTTGTACTGTAATTAGTTCTTTGAAAAGTAGCATGTTCTCTGTTTATTTATTCAAATAACTCCTATGGTGGGTTCAGTAAATCACCTTTGGTTTTCCTTCTTTGTGTTGAATTTCGTGGCTCTTAGATTTCATGCAGACTTCCTTCATTCCTGAGATCCCCCCTGTTATCTATTATGTCCAATCATGTCCATGGTTTTTCATATCTGCGTCAGTTTTGCAAACCGTGTAGGTTTGATTTTTTAACTGTTTAGTCAATGCAGTTCAATGCCTTTATTTATCATTAACAATATATGTTGTATGAATGTAGTCAATTCATAACCAGGTCAAGTCGCAGTAAAATTTCAAGGCAATCACCTTGCATcagtaaatgtaaataattttactctGTCATATCCAGATATGTTGTAAAAGCTATAAAAGCTAGGCATTATTAAAAGTTGTGGGATTACAGAAATGTCTGATTCCACCCATCATCAGTATGGCAGAAAACACTATTCTCAGCATCTCCAATATGGCACCTATGATGTCTATATACACACGCCAGCAAACtgaaaaatacgtataaataagacagtaacatcgccctccaaaaatacaatcaaactaacaggacaactgcgggaaattgggggttttagggtgtgaccaagctaaatataacagtaaaaaaaaaacaagctaTGGTCCCAAAACACACAAAACGATGCTACACCTACAAAATCCACAGGAAGCTGACACTTCTCTTTACCTATACAGGTCAACCACAACTGTCGATACCACAAAAACAACACCTAAAACTAAAAAAATTGGAATTGGACATTtgccttgacctacataggtcaactatAACTGTTGATACCAAAATGCAAACACCATCAAGTATGAAAAATAGAATCGAACATCTCTCCTCACCTATATAGTTCAACCACAACTTTTGATGCAAAAAGCCAACACCTATAACTACAAAATATAGAACCAAAACCACCACACTTCAAAAACCCAAAAATTGAACGTCTATACATAAATTAAAACACTATCAGTACACCATAAATATACAAAACGTCACAACTCGAGAAGAATAGACCCTAAAAAacaattacttaccaccaacaaagTCCGACGCTGCAGACTAGATCGGCtacttgaaacacacacacacacacacacacacacacacacacacacacacacacaccactcctgtcactaaaccccccccccaccaaaaaaaactgTCACCCAACaaataaaaaccacaaaataaacaaaaacacagcTTGCAAATCAACAACTGCAACAGAAAAAGGTCC containing:
- the LOC126198913 gene encoding DNA repair protein complementing XP-C cells homolog, producing MRTRNSSKRSSLRAHTPESDESPEKIKRVSPIQKGVGKKAKSIKNDSISFSDKGYGGSSCEDDTDWQRRGATKASNSGFLSGKKRKSEDAADESSDSSSDDFLVPTQSLDLNSDFFKIEKKPVSDFSAIENSIFADVNRLSESEDSDDDSKPIEIERITCNPGLEKENKTIKPDYCSAGPVNIKVEDVSDIKPSLIQSGKKTLNTKQRKSSDKNGKQKQSQQCKTLVKSSRIKAENDGSIQKVKTQETGRKQLQKVKVEAFTPDVSKLDVSQLLALGEGQDPNHKPKAVAKTKRKNVSKKNVESEEEGISDWEEVDSVNFEEQHIKHNIPKEGIAVTVQVPNIHQKKKKKGFDMAAYVKRRMNRVRRDIQVLMHKAHLLCWIAHGNYVNKIVNSEILMGLSLSLIPSKHCYPDKHTDLAYLQQIVQWFSKTVEVQENVDDKEELLSSMQVQFQKKVAKSRRDMVLMFVCVLRSLGINTRLIISLQPLPLKPPLSEISNLTSKKPSTSKGKKIKGEQQKKAQSGRKKGASDTSKDVVRKRRDVMTKEEAVKRIKEAAAKKVEQAGKSDQKKNNKSPVGDKKNIKSQFAGDLCRSLRDRKSVKKYVDDRDTTDDDEKVQCDQESDKETKTINTNSSGSKKKVSTNTEKITVKNTKRGKASTTCTVTHSSGSESDYTAEFKEKKTRKGRTDRRVLSSDSVSDGACRADTKKKKDRCDVWLEVFLESEEKWICVDVYHRQIHCVRELSSRASQPVHYVLAWQDDGTIRDVTRRYCSQWHNVTRKYRVDEEWWKESLKPFIGRRTARDDEEDEDLDRQLQDRPLPTSLAEYKNHPLYVLKKDLLKFQAIYPPDAPTLGFVRGHPVYARECVHTLHSREIWLKEAKVVRLGETPYKIVKARPKWDRMSGKVVKDIPLEIFGPWQVEDYVPPTAVDGKVPRNAYGNVELFKPSMLPGGTVHMQIPGLNRVARKLQIDCAPAVVGFDFHCGASHPVYDGFVVCEEYKDVLAEAWQAEEEEADRRYEEKRLKRIYGNWRRLIKGLLIRERLKVRYDFGPVKETAKTKTKKAKRFQEPKRMKTVQSDDSDWEMGQCD